The Candidatus Buchananbacteria bacterium CG10_big_fil_rev_8_21_14_0_10_42_9 DNA segment AACGGGAAAAATTTGGCGTGATTAATGAAATGTTTAATATGTTAAGAATTAATGAGGTGGCTCAGAACAATTATAATTCACATACCAGCAGTGAGTATTTATTTTATGACATTATGTTTAAACTTTACGATAAAATTTTTCCAATGCTTGATCATGTTAGCGAAGCTTCAAAGGAAATTGAAGAAGCAATTTTCAGCGGCCGGAAGGTAGGGCAAAATAACGTCAGGCGCATTCTGACCATCCGCAGCAATTTAACCGATATGCGCAAATCAATGCAAGGGCATAAAAATGTTTTAATCAAAGCCTTGGAGACCTTTCGTGAAAATAGTAATTTTATGATGAATAGTTCAGACCACTATTTTGAAAACTTGATTGACACTACCAAGGAGCTTTGGAGTATTTTGGAAAGCAGCAAAGAATACATCGAAACATTGCACGAAACTAACACTTCCCTTATTTCCTTTAAACTCAATCAAATCATGAAAACGCTAACCATCATATCAGTTATCACTTTCCCGATAACTTTGATGGCGGCAATTTTTGGCATGAATACAATTAAATCCATGCCTTTCATTGAGAACGAATACGGCTTTTGGGTAGTTATTGCAATGATGGTTTCGGTGGCAACTTTAATGCTTGTGATTTTTAAAAAGAAAGGCTGGTTTTAATTTGTAATTCGCATATCTCATCACCACAAATAAACTAACGCGGGCTAAGCTAAATATGGATGCCGGCATTGATTTTGTGAAGAATAGGATTTTTATATCTAGGCGTCGTAAAATAAATATAAAACCTAAAATTTTAGGTTAAAATGGATTCTATCTCTGCCAAGGATTGCACATACATTAATTGATGCCTAACCTCCTTAGCATTAGGCATGCCCTTAACATACCAAGCTAAATGCTTACGCATTTCAACTATCCCCCGACTATCCTTAGCGTCAAAGGCTAATTGGGAATGTTTTAGTGCCACGGACGTAATTTCTTCTAAAGTAGGCTCTTGGTATTTTCCGCCCGCTAAATAATCACGGACTTGTTTGAATAGCCACGGCTTGCCGTTAACGCCGCGGGCTAAACCAATGCCATCGGCCCCGGTTTTATCTAGCATGATTTTGGCGTCCTCGGGCGTGTAAATCCCCCCATTCGCGATGACTGGTATATCTAGCATTTCCTTGATCGCCTTTATTTGGCCATACTGTATCTCGCCGGCAAATTTTTGAGCGTACGTTCGCCCGTGAATTATCACCCCGGTAATATTTAAGTCTTTAACTTTATTGATAAAAGTGACAGCGTCAACATCGTGCACGCCAGCTCTAATTTTAATTGATACAGGCAAGTTGGTGCCTGCCAACGTAGCTTTAATTATTTCTCGGCCCAAACTAACTTGGTTCATCAGCGCGCAGCCGCCGCCTTGGGTAAAAACTTTTCTGGCTGGACAGCCAAAATTAATGTCGATGCCATCAGGCTTTAATTCTTCGGTTATTTTTTTAGCGGCAAAATTAAAATGCTTCGGTTCACTGCCAAAAATTTGAATGTTGACCGGCCGTTCGCCATCGGAAAATTTCATCAGTTCCATTGTCTTTGCTATGGCCGAATCTGATTTGGCATAATATAATGCGGTCGCAGAGGCAAACTCCGTATAAATTATATCGGCGCCAAATGACTTGCACACTTCACGGAACGCAAAATCAGTCACCCCCGCCATCGGAGCCAGTGCTAAAATCGGCTCATTTTTATGTTGTAGCTCCTGCCAAAAATTTTTCATACCCAACCATACCCTATACCATTATTTATATATTATCAAGAATTCTGCTATACTGTATGAAACATGATACTTATTTATACCACCCACAAAAATTTGGTCCAAGCTAGAAAAATAGGGAAAATTTTACTGACCAAAAAACTGGTCGCTTGCGCCAACTATTTCCCAATCTCGAGCTCCTATCGGTGGAAAGACAAAATTATTAACGAAAGAGAAGTAGTTGGGTTATTTAAAACAGCCAATGAAAATTGGGGACGAGTCAAATTAATTATAGAAAAATTGCACCCTGACGAGGTCCCCTGCATTGAAAGGCTTGCGGCTGATGCGAATCCAAAATTTCTTCAGTGGATAAACAATGTAACCAAAATTACCGACTAACTTATAATTTGGTAATAAATTAAAATAGTATGCTTGACCCAAACCTAGCCGCCAAAATTGTTTTTATCGCCGGATTAACTAATATCTTTTTTTTAATTTTAATTTTCTTTTCCTGCCGCTGCCTAAGCGGAAAACTAATTGCACCGCTGATGGCGAAACCCTGGTTTAGAAAATTCTATCAATGGCATTGTTGGTACTGGTGGGGCTTTTTTATCTCGGTTCTCATTCATTCCATTTTGGCATTGTACGTCTACGGCAATCCGTTTTAAATACCGATCAGCTTTATAAAATACCGCGAGAGCGGAATTTCATTTTTTACTGACGAGTGGAATATCACGAGTATCTTCTATGCGATACCCTTTATTCTCGATTAATTCTCGTAACTCGTCTGATCTTTCCCAGTTTTTCATTTGTCGGTTAATTTCTCTTTCTTTTATTAAAGCTCTGACCTCAGAACTTATTGTAATATCGCTGGAAACTCGGACCTTTATTGTCGGCGTTATTTCGATAACATTAAATACATTTACCTTCAAAGCGTTCAAACCCAAGCCGAGCACATTATCAAAACTTTCTAAAGTTGCTCGCTTATCGGCTGGCTTTATTTTAGTGTCTTTAACGATCTCCCAAGCAACGGCAACCGCTTGAGGCGTATTTAAATCATCATACATAGCATCCTTAAACTTATTAACTGCTTGACGACTTGCCTTGCCGCCATGTGGCCAAGTAATGACCTGGCTTGCGAGTTTACTCATAGCATTATGCGCTGCTTTCAAGCTGCTCCAAGAGAAAACTAATTTTTGCCTGTAATGAGTCATCAAAGCTAAATAACGATAAGCCAATGGCGAATAACCTTTATCCATTAATGATTGCAAGGTCACAAATTCCCCCTTAGACTTTGCCATTTTCGCCTGGTCTGACACTACTAAGAATTCGCCGTGTAACCAATAATTAACGACCGGCTTGCCAAAAGCCGCAATATTTTGGGCGCGTTCGTTGGTGTGATGTATCGGGATATGATCAATGCCGCCGGCGTGAATATCAAAATGTTTGCCTAAGTATTTGGTGGAAATAGCCGAGCACTCCAAATGCCAGCCTGGAAATCCCGTGCCCCACGGCGATTCCCATTCCATAGCACGATGAGTGTTTTTTGGTGAAAATTTCCATAACGCAAAATCAGTCGGGCTCCTTTTTTGGGCATTAACGCCAACCCGAGCGCCAACTTTTTGCTGAGATAAATTCAGGCGAGCAAGATTGGAATAGTCTTTAAACTTTGACGTATCATAGTACACGCCGTCATCTGTAGTGTAAGTAAAACCATTTCTTTCCAATTTCTTTATTAGTTTAATTTGTTCGCCAATCGTATCGGTCGCTTTAGCAAACTTATCTGGCGTAATAATGTTAAGTTTTTCAATATCTCTATTAAATGCTTGGGTATAATAATTTGCAATCTCCCAAACTGTTTTCCCTTCACGCTGCGCGCCTGTTTCCATTTTATCTTCACCCGTATCAGCATCAGAAGTTAAATGACCAACATCAGTAATATTCATAACATGCCTCACTTTATAACCAGCTAATACTAAAACGCGTTTAAGGATGTCTTCAAAAATATATGTTCTTAAATTACCGATGTGAGCGTAGTTATAAACTGTCGGACCGCAAGTGTACAGCCCGACTAGGCCTTTTTTAATCGGTCTAAAAACCTCCTTTTTGCGGGTTAATGTATTGTATAGGGTTAGCTTTGCCATTCTGGCCCTTGCCTCACTAATAAATCTTTAGCCTTTTCAGGGTTAGCCATAACTTCTTTAACAATTTTTTCCGTCCTCACTCCCTGGGAACCTTTAATCAAAATGAAATCACCTTGCCGCATTCGATCTTGTAAAAAACGTCCGGCGGCTGGAGCGTTGTCAAAGCTAAAGATTTTACTTTTACTCATCCCGGCTTTGATTGCTCCTTGGGCAATATCCGTTGCTTTTTCACCGACTGTTATAAGGTCGGTAATTTTCAATTTCGCTAAAGTGTGGCCGAGTTCAAAGTGAGCTTTTTGAGTGTAGCTTCCCAATTCCAACATATCACCTAAAACCGCGATGGTTTTTCGCCGGGCGGCAAGCTGTTTCAGTGTATTTAAAGCTTCTACCGCGGCTTGGGGTGAAGAATTGTAACTATCATCAATAATCGTTGTATGTTTAACGCCTGGTAAAATGGTCATCCGCCCTTTTGGCGGGGTTAAATCTTTAAGCGACAAGACAATATTACTTAATGGAATCTTTAAAGCGATCCCTGCGCTAATTGCAGCCAAAATACCGTAAAGGTGGTGCCGGGCGATAAAGTTAGGCAAGATCAAAGAGCATTGTTGGGCATGAGCTAAGACAATGGCTTTAAGGTGAGGGTCCTTATCATAAACTAAAGCTATATTGTTTGCTTGAACATCACTTTTTGAAATAATGCCATAGGTCAAAAATTTCTTATGATAACGGCTTTTTAAATCAAGCACTCTTTTGTCGTCAGCG contains these protein-coding regions:
- a CDS encoding tRNA dihydrouridine synthase DusB, producing MKNFWQELQHKNEPILALAPMAGVTDFAFREVCKSFGADIIYTEFASATALYYAKSDSAIAKTMELMKFSDGERPVNIQIFGSEPKHFNFAAKKITEELKPDGIDINFGCPARKVFTQGGGCALMNQVSLGREIIKATLAGTNLPVSIKIRAGVHDVDAVTFINKVKDLNITGVIIHGRTYAQKFAGEIQYGQIKAIKEMLDIPVIANGGIYTPEDAKIMLDKTGADGIGLARGVNGKPWLFKQVRDYLAGGKYQEPTLEEITSVALKHSQLAFDAKDSRGIVEMRKHLAWYVKGMPNAKEVRHQLMYVQSLAEIESILT
- a CDS encoding divalent-cation tolerance protein CutA, yielding MILIYTTHKNLVQARKIGKILLTKKLVACANYFPISSSYRWKDKIINEREVVGLFKTANENWGRVKLIIEKLHPDEVPCIERLAADANPKFLQWINNVTKITD
- a CDS encoding cysteine--tRNA ligase, whose protein sequence is MAKLTLYNTLTRKKEVFRPIKKGLVGLYTCGPTVYNYAHIGNLRTYIFEDILKRVLVLAGYKVRHVMNITDVGHLTSDADTGEDKMETGAQREGKTVWEIANYYTQAFNRDIEKLNIITPDKFAKATDTIGEQIKLIKKLERNGFTYTTDDGVYYDTSKFKDYSNLARLNLSQQKVGARVGVNAQKRSPTDFALWKFSPKNTHRAMEWESPWGTGFPGWHLECSAISTKYLGKHFDIHAGGIDHIPIHHTNERAQNIAAFGKPVVNYWLHGEFLVVSDQAKMAKSKGEFVTLQSLMDKGYSPLAYRYLALMTHYRQKLVFSWSSLKAAHNAMSKLASQVITWPHGGKASRQAVNKFKDAMYDDLNTPQAVAVAWEIVKDTKIKPADKRATLESFDNVLGLGLNALKVNVFNVIEITPTIKVRVSSDITISSEVRALIKEREINRQMKNWERSDELRELIENKGYRIEDTRDIPLVSKK